TCATCAACTTCTAAGGAATCATATGTGCGGTTCCCGGCGGCTCTGGTTGTGAGCCACGGCAGGTAGTCCGTAACCACGGTTCCGAACGCCACGCGCGCGGTGTTGTTCTGATAATTAACAGAATGCACCGTCCCTATCCGCACGAGAGTATTAAACTGACGTTGTAACTCAGCTAGCTGGAAGCTCATGTATCACCTCTTCTACCGATGTATATTTATCGATATATGCCAGCCCGATCTCCGGAGCCATAGACGCATAAGCCTTCTGCGGGGTTTGAAACTCGTCTTTAAAGCATGACTCTCCAAGGCACACAGACTGTTCAAATGTCACAATCCACGCATTCAAACCAGTCAACTCCGGCGCAAGTTGATATTCCTTCGCCGCAACAAACTTTGCGCCCATAATTTTACAACCGAACTGATTGTTATGAATGAAAGTTGAGACACGGGCGGCAAGCTCACGTACGTTCAAATCTGCTTTTTCAACAGATTGACTGCAAACAACACGCAGCTCCCATCGCAGCTTTATGGCAAGCTCTTCAGTCGCTGTAGGTACATCATTTTCAAATGAAGCAAGTGACAACACCAGAGCAGGCAGGTTCAGTTCATTACTACCTGAAGCCTGCTCCTGCATAAGAGCATCATAGTCACACACGGTTACGGTCGGGAAAGCTTCACGTAAGGCGTTCTCTATACCTCCGTGCAAAGCTCCAATTGTTATTTCTTCTACCTGTACAAGATTGTCCACGTTAGTTCCTGCTCCAAGGTCATACATTGTGTTGTAAAATTTCAGCAAAAATATTGTCCTCAAAATACGTCACTGCATTTACAAGGACGTTTCCGGTATGCAGCACAACAGAGGTATTCTAAGAAAACGCACTCCGCATTTTCAGCCGGTGTCTGCGTTTAGTTGTTTCAATCCTGCACTGTAGTAACGCGGTTTCTTTTTCCAATTCCAGTATGATTTGAAACTCTGCCACTGATTCCACAGATACTTTGACAGCACCGTACCGTCTCTTATCGCTGCGCCTTCAACCAACGGTAATAGACTGTCTTCACGGATGACACAGACATATCCATAGCGCGCGCAACGTCCTGATGGGTCATGCCCTGCTCCCGCATCTGGATGATCTGCCTGTTGCGCTCCAGTTTGGTCACGCTTGAACATTTTGGAATGGTCAACGGTTCGCCTGCGTACTCTGTTGCCAAGTCCCGCGCAGATTCTTCACCGATTGTCTGTACCAGCCAGTGCGAAGGCTTCATCCGGTCAGGTGCCGGAACGTACAGACTACGGCACTTGGATTGCCGCTTGCCCCGCACCAATGCCATTGTTTTCTCAAACCCGATAACATCCGCAATGCCTTGCGCTGTTGCCGGCAAATATGCTTTTTCCGGTTGCATCGCCCCACCTCATTACTTTTTGAGTTTGAGATTTTCAGCAAGCTCACATGTCCGTTTAGACAGAATATCCAGCAGCTTACCGCCGTTGTATCCTGCCAACCCTGTCACAGCTGCTTTCTGATCCGGAGTTAAAAACGCCACATCCTGCAAAAACAGCGAGACAACAACGCCAGTAAAGGCCGCTACCAGCATGGCAATCAGCGTGGCTTTAAACGTACAATTTGTCCGCACCGCCCGAACAAGACCGCCCAGAACAGAAATCACAAGCGGGGGCAAAAGCCCCCATAATTGAACTAGAAAATCTTTTTCCGGCATTAAGCATGCGCCTCTGCAGGAAGAGGGGAGGAACCTCCATTACCGGTTGGCAGATCAGGCAAGTTACGGAGCTGTTTTGTGCTCCGCTCAAACTCTTCAAGACCCGGTACTTGGTAGCCGGCAGCGGAAAGCCGCATTGCGGATTCATATGCTTTAAGGCCAAGTTTAAGGCCTGCCGAAATAAGATTTATTGTATCCTGTGCATTCACGTTCATGGCTATTCGCTCCAGTCTGAGTTCATAAGTTCAAGCATCATCACGGCCGCATTCTGAAACGCATCCTCTGCGTCTTCTTTCAACCGGTCATAGTTCTCCGGCTTGTTCTTAAAGGAGGCATAGATAAGCGCTGCATCCCGATACAAAACGATTGCATCCTTGGCGGTATTCATCACCGGAGCCACCTTGCTTCGCATTGTCTGCTTCAAGTCTTCGCTAGTGGTCGGGTTGTTATAGAGCTGCTGATACTCATGATGCAGGGATAAATACTGCAAGCGAAGCTCTTCCCCTGCACCAAGAGCCTGTTGATCTGGTGATAGATTTGAAAAGGCGCATGCAGAAACAAGAAGAGGAGTTACAAGAATGAATACAATCATTAAGTTAGATTTTTTCTTTGAACTAACTTTCTTTATTTTGATTGTAGTATCAGCCTTAACACGTCCATAAATTGCAAATATAGATGCAATAACACCGCCGAGCGCTACAAGTTGGTTAACAAGTTCTCCTTTTACTCCTTCATCAACTTGGATATTAAACTGCATTAGAATCATGCACAGTATAGTAACAATACATCCCCATACAGTTTTAGAC
This sequence is a window from Halodesulfovibrio aestuarii DSM 17919 = ATCC 29578. Protein-coding genes within it:
- a CDS encoding helix-turn-helix domain-containing protein, with product MQPEKAYLPATAQGIADVIGFEKTMALVRGKRQSKCRSLYVPAPDRMKPSHWLVQTIGEESARDLATEYAGEPLTIPKCSSVTKLERNRQIIQMREQGMTHQDVARAMDMSVSSVKTVYYRWLKAQR
- a CDS encoding phage holin family protein; amino-acid sequence: MPEKDFLVQLWGLLPPLVISVLGGLVRAVRTNCTFKATLIAMLVAAFTGVVVSLFLQDVAFLTPDQKAAVTGLAGYNGGKLLDILSKRTCELAENLKLKK